TGGCCCTGGGGAACGGCAGCGTCGTCTGGCAGTACGTTCCCCCGGAGGAGAGTTATGCCGCCGAGACGGTGGTGGACGGCACGGCGGTCGGGGACGGCAAGGTGTTCTTCGTGAAGGGAGATGGCAAGCTCTACGCCGTCTCAGCGGCCAACGGCAGGACCCTCTGGACCTATGAATCCGGGCTGGAGCTGCGCAGCGCCCCATCCTTTGCCTCCGGGCTCGTCCTGCTGGGCGAGCAGAGAGGCATCTTCAGCGCCATCAGTCCCGCGAACGGCAAGCGCCTGTGGGGCGGCGGAGCGGGCGGTGCGATCAACACCCCATCCGCCGACGGCACCAACGTCTTCTTCTCCAGCTGGGACGGCTCCGTCCAGAGCGTCCGGATCAAGGGCGTGGTCCCACAGTGGAGGACGAACGTCGGCGACCCCGTCACGACGGCCCCCTTCATCGGCGGCGGCAGGGTCCTCGTGGGGACGGCGAACGGAAAGATCGCCGCGCTCAACTCGAAGAACGGCTCCGTGCTCTGGACCTTCGACACCCATGGGGGCAGTGTGGCGGCCCAGCCCGTCCTTGCCGAGGGGCTCGTCTTTGCCGGCGGCGGGCAGGGGACGCTCTTCGCCCTCGACGCCGCGTCGGGCACGGAGCGCTTCACCTTCTCGACCGGGGACGGCATCAACGGCTCGCCAGCGTTCTCGGGGGGCGTGCTCTACCTGGGCAGTGCGGACGGAAACCTCTACGCCATCAGGTAGCGCAGGCGGGCCTTTTCGGACCATCGGTCCCGTCCACGGCGCTAAAGACGGACTGTTGCTCGTAGTGCCTCTTCTGGCTTCTCCCAGCCGGCGGCCGACAGCCCGTTTTATCGTTTCAAATCCACTGTCGTTGCTGTAAATTATTGCTATAATGGTGATGAGACGATAACGAGAAGGAGGGAGATCGTGACGCGGAGACTTGGAGAATCTGGAACGGAAATGCCGCCGGAGGAGTTCGAGCGTTGCGTCCGTTCGGCTAATCCTTTGAATGACGCGCTTTTCAAGCACCTCTTCGCTACAAAGGGCAACGAGGAGAACCTTCTGCGCCTTCTGAACGATGTTCTGGATCCGGATCGGGGCATACTCTCCCTGGAGTACCTGGACCGGGAAAACGATCCCCGGCGGGACGGCGGCCGGGCCTCTTACGTGGATGTCTTGGCCCGCGCGAAGGACGGTAGGACATTCCACGTGGAGGTTCAGCTGGGAAAAGAGGGATACTTCTTCGAGCGCTCGCTGTATTACGCGTCGTGCAGCTACTCGGACCAGCTGGTCGCCGGCGATGGCTACGACAGGCTGAGGCCGGTGATCTTCGTGTCGATTCTGGATTTCTGTCTTTTCCCGGATTGTAGGGAGGATTGGCGGTCGCTGCACCGCATCCAGGACGTGAAGGAACACCGGAGCTATTGCGACGGTATGGAGTTCCATTTTCTGGAGCTGCCGAAGCTGGAGCGTCTGACGGCGGCGGGCATCGTCGAGGATACGGGCCTGATCCGCGTTATGAGATACCTTGGACGGATAGGAGGGGAACCGGAGATGGAGCATTTGGTGACGAGCGACAGGGGGATTGGACGGCTCGATGAGGGGGTCCGGACGTTTTTCCGCGAGCGTGGAAATCTTGCGCTCTACAAGTTAAATGAGCGTGCCGAGACGGATTACCGCAACGCGTTGAACTTCGCGGAGCAGGAGGGTATGGCCCAAGGTATGGCCCAAGGTGAGGCCGTAGGCGAAGCCAGGGGCAAGGCCGAGACGGCACGGCGGATGCTTGCGCATGGCCTGCCTCCCGAACAGATTGTGGAGTTCACCGGTCTGTCCCTTGAGGAAATCGAGGCCTTGAGGGCCTAGGCGATCAAGAGCCGAACGACGGTTCTGTCCCCGAGGAGCGGCGCCCTATTTTAGGGCGCCGCTCCTTTAGGGCGCCGCTTCCTGGACGGTAGGAAAACTCCTCACTGGCTTACGGTACGACCTCGAACAGCTCCGGCTCACTCAGGGCGAGCCGCGCGAACTCGAGCTGGAGCCTCCGGCGCTCCGGCTCCTCGCCAAACGCCCCCGGGTCGCCGGCCCTGCGCTCGCAGAGCGCAAAATACTCGTGCGGGACGTACCGCTCCTTCAGGACGAAGGTCATCGGCTCACGGCCGGGCAACACGAACCGGAAGGCGAAGGCCCCACTTCCCATCGGGGCCCTCGGGGCGCCGAGCCCCTCGGCCCAGCCGAAGTCGAAGGACGCCCGCCCCTCGCCGAACCCACGGAACAGGTACTCCAGGCCATCCAGGATCCCCGAACCGCGGGCTCCGGCCGTCACCTCGACCGAGCGGCGCTCGAACGCCTCGACGCCCGCGCGCCTTCCGAGCTGGCGCACCAGCGACCAGACCAGGCACAGGCCGCACAGGGCCGAGTTCCCGTGATAGCGGCGGAGGCTCTCCACCGTCACATCATACTCCTCGTGATCGATCAGGCCGAGGGCCCCCGCCTCCTCCAGCGGGGGCGGCTCGTTCCCCTCTGGAAGGGGCTCGGCCGCCCTGGCCTCGTGAACGACGAAGAGCTCCGAGGGATCGAGGGACCGTATCGCCGAGGCGATCGCACGGCGCAACTCCAAGGCGCGCGCCTCCGCGGCCTCCGGGTCCCCGCGGCCGTGGTGCAGGTCCTCGGTGGCGGCATAGAACTCCTCGGGGACCAGCCCCGGCCGAAGCGAGAACCCGGCGCATCCCCCATCCTGCAGGAACCGGAAGAAGAAATACCCCTCCACGGGGGCGGGCACGGTCCCTGCAGGGACCGGCAGGGTCAGGTCCATCCGGTAGCGGTCCCGCGACACGCTCCTCAGGACCATCTCCGCCGCGTCCCTGAAGCCGCCGCCCGGAAAAGGGGTCTCGATCGCGCAGCGCTCGCGGACGAAGCTCCCGCCCCGTGGAAAGAGCAGCTCGCGGGCCAGGGTCAGGGCCTTGAACCCCAGGACGGCGCCGGCGGGGTACCGCCCCCCGTGGAAGGCGGCGACATCCCCGTACCCCGCAGACAGCCGGACGGAATCCGCCTCGAAGGGGATGGAGCGCTCCTCGGCAACCGGGCGCCCGGCCATCAGCGAACCAGCAGCGAGGCCGGGTCCACGGACCGGGTGGCCAGCCCCTCGTCCACGAGGAAGCGCATGGTCCTCTCCAGCTCGGCGAGGTCCTCCGAGCGCACCGTGGGATCGAAATCGTAGAGCTTCTCCATCTCCAGCACCTGCTCCGTCGAGAGCCCCGTCTCCTCGCCCACGATCTTCACGGTCTCCTCCGGGTGCTCCTTAGCATAGGCCAGGGCCCTTCGGTGGACGTCGATCATTCGCCTCGCCAGGTCGTCCCGCTCCTTCAGCGCCGCACCGCTCACCCCGATAACGATGGTGCCCTCAACCAGTCCCTCGCCGTTGAAGAGCACCCGCGCACCGCCCTCCAGGGCCTTCAGGGCCAGGGGCCCCGCGGCCAGCGCCCCGTCGATGGAGCCGCTCATCAGGGCCGCGACGGCGGCGGGGATCCCCATCTCGATGTGCTCCACCTGAGAGGCCTCCATCCCCTCCCGCTTCAGGCCCGTCAGGAGCAGCTGGTGCAGCACCGTCCCCTTGGGGCCGGCGACCTTTTTGCCCTTGAGGTCGGCGGCGGTGCGGATCGCGGGGTCCTTGACCACCAGACAGAAGCTCCTGGGGGAGCGGGAGTAGATCCCCGCGATGCGGACGTCCAGCCCCTGCGCGGCGGCAATCAGCAGGGACGTCCCGCCGATGCAGTTGGCGACCTGGACCGACCCCGCGGCCATGGCCTGGGACTGCTGCGCACCGGACGTGATCTCCGGGTGGGAGACCGCGTAGCCCAAAGGGCCGAACTCCGCCTCGAGCAGCCCCAGGCGTTTCTCCAGGATGGAGGGGATGTTGAGCGGCGACTTCACGTAGGTGATCGCCAGCGGCTTCTCCTCCGCCCCGGCTCCGGCCGCGAGCAGACACAGGGATATGATAACACCGAGCCCAAGAGCAAAAAACCTCTTCATGATCGTCCTCCTTCATATCGGGGCCGAGAGGCCCCCTAAAAGAACTGCGGCGCGACGCCGGACCGGGCGTCGCCCAACTCTATGGCGGCCAGGATCCGCTCGCGCAGATCCGCGCGCACCCCTGCGGGGAGCTCCCCATCGACGTCGAACGTCCCCGCGAAGCATCCCTCCCTCAGCACCACGATGCGCTCCGCAAGCGTGAGAGCCTCGTCGATGTCGTGGGTCACGAACACGATCGTCCGTCCCCCCTCCCGCCACAGGCGCAGCAGGTCGGACTGGAGCGTCCTGCGCGTGAACCAGTCCAGAGCTCCGAAGGGTTCGTCCATCAAAATCAGCCTGGGTCGGCAGAAGAGCGTCCGCCCCAGCGCGACCCTTTGGGCCATGCCCCCGGAGAGCTCGTGGGGCAGGCATCGGGCGAAATCCGCCAGCCCCAGGGTGCGCAGGATCTCGTCCGCGTCCCCGAAGTCCCCGGCCGGACCGCCGGCCCGGGTGGCAAAGCGGACGTTCTCGGCGACCGAGAGCCAGGGCATGAGGCGTGGCTCCTGAAAGACGTACCCCACCTGCCGCCTTGGGACGGAACGGACGATCCGGCCCCCGGACTCCCGCTCCAGCCCGGCGATCAGGCGCAGAAGCGTGGTCTTTCCGCAGCCGCTCCGGCCCACCAGCGCGGTGAAGGAGCCCTCCGAGAACTCCAGGCTGACCCCGCGCAGGGCCTCCACCGCTCCGCCCCGGCCGCGATAGACCTTCGAGACCTCCTCGACGCGCACCACCTCAGGCCCCTCCTTCCGGGACGCTCCAGGGGAACAGCCTCTCGGACAGAGCTCCGAGGGCCCGGTCCGAGAGGGCCCCGACGCACCCCAGGACGATGACGCCGCAGAGGATGGTGTCCGACCGGGAGAGGGTCTCGGCCTCGCGGATCATGTAGCCGACGCCCGAGGAGGCGGCCACGATCTCCGCGCCGATCAGCGACCTCCAGCTGTAGGAGAGCGCCAGGCGCACGCCGACGAGGAAATAGGGGAAGAACGCGGGAAACGCGACGTGACGGAAAAGGGCGAGCGGCGTGAACGAGAGCACGCGCCCCACCTCCAGAAGGCGGCGGTCGACCTGGCGGATGCCGCTCTCCACGTTCAGGAGCACGGGGAAGAAGCTGGCCATGACGACGACGGCGATCCGGGACGCCTCGCCGATCCCGAAGCCCAGGATCAGGAGCGGCACGACGGCCAGGGGCGGGATCTGCCGCAGGAAGTTCAGCAGCGGGCGGACGAGGGCGGAGAAAAGGGGCAGCAGCGCAAGCGCAATCCCCGTGGGAAAGGCGATGAGTACGGCGATCCCAAAACCGCAGAGCACCCGAAACAGGCTGGCCCCCAGATGGCGGAACAGGACCCCGTTCTCCAGCAGCTGCACCATGCGCGACGCAACCACGGCGGGCGAGGGAAACAGAAAATGGTTCCACCCAGGCGCCGAGCTCGCCGCGTACCAGAGACCGATGATTCCGATGAAGCCCAGAACGGGCAGGATGCGTTTGCAGGGACGGTGTTCGTTCATGATTCCGAGTCGTTTCTCCAGCCGGGGGCCGCCGGCCTCCCATCCCCCGCGCGACGGATCTCCCGCAGCGGTGGGGCGGCAGCGTATTTCGTTTAACAAGACAAACATACTACCATGGAGAGGACCCCTGTCAAGGGAGCGGGGGCGCGTAACGAGGACGCCGCGAAGCGGCCAGCTCCCTCCTTCCCGGATTGACGCATATTGAAACATGTGCTACTGTCCATTTGTCCAAGGGAGGTGTGGCAGTGGTTCCTCGTTATTCTGTGTGGGTGCGAGCCCACGCTGCTGGGGCTCCATTCGGGAACAGGAGAACGGTCTCTTTTTGACGACGGAGATGGGACAGCAGGGCCAATTTTTTGAAAATCTCCCCTGCTGGATCTTCCTGCTTGCCCTTCCGAACCCCTTCCTGCGGTTTTGGGAGGCGACAGCCCCCTTGACTTTTCCGCCCCGTTCGGAACATACTTACATTTGGTTCATTTTGTCTTGCGGAGCCTCCGGACGCTTGCACCGGAATTCTCGTTTCTGGAAGAGGGGGGATCGCCATGTCCGGTTTTGTCTGACGCTCCGGGCCGCGGTGCACGGGATGCATCGTTCGGTGCGGTTCTTCGCGGGGCGATCTTTCGTTTAGATAAACGATTCTTAGATAGACGATCCGGCAAACGGGCGATTCCGCCTGCCCCTCCCATTTCACCGCACCGTTCGGCGGCCCCCCGATGGGGGTCTTCCCTCACTTTTTGTTTTGCCATTTTTGTCCTGTTCTGCAGGTCTGCGAGCGCTCTGTGCCCGTCGGCACATGGCGTCCTCCGCCGCGTATTCCGCGTGTTCCGTATTTGAGGAGAAAAGGGGTTTTCAAACCATGCACGATATCGATGCGATTCTGGAGAAGATGCGGGAGGCCATTCCCGCCGGTCCGGTTCGGATCAAGGAGGCCGTCGAGGGGGGACGGAAGGTGGTGGGCTGTTACTGCGCCTACACGCCTTACGAGGTGATCCGGGCCGCGGGGGCCATCCCGGCCACCCTGTGCGCGACGAGCGAGAAGCCCATCGCCGCGGCGGAGGAGCACCTGCCTCGGAACCTCTGCCCGCTGATCAAGGCCAGCTACGGCTTCGCCCTGACCGACACCTGTCCTTACTTCCACTTCTGCGACCTGGTGGTGGGAGAGACGACCTGCGACGGCAAGAAGAAGATGTACGAGCTGATGGACCGTCTCAGGCCCACGCACGTCATGCAGCTGCCCCAGACCGTCTCCGAGGAGGCCGTGGGGCAGTGGCAGACGGAGATCGAGCGCCTGTCCCGGAGGCTGGAGGAGACCCTGGGCACCACGGTGACGGAGGAGGCGCTGAGGCGCGAGATCGCATGGCGCAACGAGGAGCGCCGCGTGATGGCGGACCTCTACGAGCTCTCCAAGCTGACCCCGGCGCCGCTGTCGGGGCGCGAGGTCCACATGGTGAACGAGTACTTCAAGGTCAGTTTCAGCGACCCCGGGATGCTGAACCGGATCCGGGACCTGACGCGCAAGCTCCGGGAGAACTACGAGGCGGGCGAACGCCGCGTGTCGGCGGACGCGCGGCGCATCATCGTCACGGGCTGCCCCACCGGCAAGAGCGTGGAGAAGGTGTTCAACGCCATCGAGGAGAACGGCGGCGTGATCGTCGCATTCGAGAACTGCGGGGGCATCAAGCCCAACTACGAGCTGGTGGACGAGTCGCTGCCCCCCTACGAGGCCCTGGCCCGGAAGTACCTGGGTATCCCCTGTTCCTGCATGACGCCGAACGACAAACGTCTGGACCTTCTGGAGGACCTCGCGGGGGAGTACGCCGCCGAGGGGATGGTGGACCTCATCCTCCAGGCGTGCCACACCTACAACGTGGAGTCCTTTCAGGTACACGAGCGCATGGAGAGCATGGGCATCCCCTGCATCACCGTGGAGACGGACTATTATCAGGGCGACGTGGAGCAGCTCAACACGCGCATGGGCGCCTTCGTCGAGATGATGGGGTAGGGGCCGTGGGCACGGGGGCGGACGGCGCGGGCGCGCCGATCTGGACGGTCGGGGTGGATATCGGTTCGGTGGGGGTCAAGGCCGTCCTGATGCGCGACGGGGAGTGGATCGACCGCCTTGTCGTCCCCACGGGCTGGAATCCCGGGGAGACGGGGACGGACGCCTGCGCGCGGCTCCTGGAGCGGAACGGCCTGACGCGGGACGACGTGGCGCGCACGGTCGCCACCGGCTACGGGCGGAACGCGGTGGAGGCCAACGGGCGCGTCACGGAGATCTCCTGCCATGCCGTGGGCGCGGGCCGGCTCTTTCGGGATGGGAAGCCCGGCGGCGTGCGGACGATCCTGGACATCGGGGGGCAGGACAGCAAGGCCATCGCCCTGGACCGGGACGGGAACGTCGTCAACTTTCTGATGAACGACAAGTGTGCCGCGGGGACGGGGCGCTTTCTGCAGAACATGGCCGTCATGCTGGGCTGCACCCTGGACGACTTCAGCAGCCTGCCCGACGATCTCGAGCCCCGCGCCATCTCCAGCATGTGCACGGTGTTCGCGGAGTCCGAGGTCGTGGGGCTCCTGGCCCAGGGGGTGGACAAGCGAGCCCTGTCCCTGGGGCTGCTGGATTCCGTAGCCTCCCGCGCGGAGGGGATGCTGCGGCGCGTGGGGCTCCACGAGCCCGTGGCCTTCACCGGCGGGGTCTCGCGGAGCTGCAGCCTGGTGCGCCTTCTGGAGAAGCGGCTGGGCTGCGCCGTCCGGGTCAGTCCGGACTCGCAGCTCGCCGGGGCGCTGGGCGCGGCGCTCCTGGCTCGTAAGCAGGCGCTGCGGGGACGGGAGTCCCATCGTAGTTGATGGTCCGGCGTTTTGCGGCGTTGGCCTTGCGGCTTCGCCGAAAGAAAAAAAGGGAGTGTTGGGAATGAAGAGATTTGCTGCGGTACTGGCGTTGTCCTGGGCCTTTGCTCTGCCCGCGTTCGCTGCGGAGGAGGAGAAGGCCCCTGTGATCCGCATGGCCTACACCATGACGACGCACCAACAGGGCTTTACCATCGCGCTGCAGAAGGGAGAGGCCTTCAAGGACTTCGGCGTCTGGTTCAAGCCGGTCGTCGAGAAGGAGAAGTACGACCTCTACCGGGGGGACAAAAGGATAGCCCGGTTCGAGGTCATCGTGACCAAGAGCGGTTCCGAGGCCGCGTCGCTCTTCGCTCAGGAGCACCTGGATCTGACGACGAACTCGTTCCCCGCCATGCTGTCCGCAATCGACAGCGGCACGCCGATCAAGGTGCTGGCCCCCATCCAGGCGGACGGCATCGCGATGGTCGGACGCCTGGACTCGCCCGTGAACGATTGGGATTCCCTCATGGCGTTCATCAAGGAGGCCAAGGCGCCCGTCAAGCTGGGGTACCACTCCCCGACCAGCGCCCCGAAGATCCTCGTCGAGGCGGCTCTCTTCGAGGCCGGCCTGCGCCTGACGGGGGACGCGAACGCGACGAAGGACGAGGCCGATGTCCTCCTGGTCGACTTGAAAGGGGTCGCCAACTTCAACCCCGCGCTGACCTCGGGACAGGTCGACTTCTGGGTTGCTCCCGCACCTATCCCGCAGGTGTCGGTGCTGAAGAAGCAGGGCAAGATGATCCTGGACCTCAAAACCCTGCCCCCGGCAGGAAAATGGGATCACTTCCCCTGCTGCGTGACCGCCGCGCATGTGAACGTCATCGAGAAGCACCCGGACGTCCTGGACGCCTATCTGGAGCTCCTGACCAAATCGAGCGCCTGGTGCAACGCGAACAAGCCGGAGGCGGACGAGCTTTCTGCGGTCTGGTTCGGCGTCCCCGTCGAGGCGACGCGCCTGTCCGAGATGACGTACTCGACGAACCCGGACGAGAAATGGTTCCGAAACGCGTCTCTGTACCCCGATATGCTGAACAAGATGGGGCAGTTCAAGAACCGTCTGAAGGGCAAAACCCTCGAGGAGAGCAAGGAGCTGGTCTTCGACCTCCGCTGGGCCGAGAAGTATAACGCGAAGTAAACGATGAGGCATTGCCTGAGCCGGGGCCTCCTTTCCTTGGTCGCCCCGGCGCTCTTCCTGCTCTTCTGGCACTACGCGTCCCTGCGGATCGACAACCCGGTCGTCCTGCCGCAGATCGGGGAGGTGCTGTCGCTTCTGCTCCACCCCACGGAAAACCTGCTGAACATGGGCTCCCTCGTCGGCAACGTGACCGTCAGCTTCGTCCGCGTGTTCGGGGGGTACCTCCTGGCCGTGTTCGTCGCCGTCCCGCTGGGGCTCGCGATGGGATACTGGAGCTGGCTGAACCGGATGTTGGGGCTGATGGCCGGGCTCTTTCGCCCCATCCCCCCCTTGTCCTGGATCCCCCTTGTGCTGGCCTGGTTCGGCGTCGCCAGTATGGCGACGATCCTGGGCATCGAGGAGGGGGCGTGGTACCCTTTCTTCAGCAACATCAAGCTCTCCATGCTGTTCATCATCTTCATCGGGGCCTTCTTCCCCATCTTGGTGAACACCATTGGGGGCGTGCAGAGCGTCCGGGTGACGCTGATCGACGCGGTTCGGGTTCTGGGCGCGTCGCCGTGGCAGATCGTCCGCTACGTCGTCCTCCCCTACGCCGCCCCGCAGGTCTTCACGGGGCTGAGGGTGGGGCTGGGCGTCGCATGGATGTGCCTGGTCTCGGCGGAGATGATGCCCGGCAGCATCTCGGGGGTTGGGTACCTCATCACGCACGCCTACACGGTGGCGCAGACGGACGTCGTCATCGCGGGGATGATCGCCATTGGCGTCATGGGGATTATGATCGACTCGATCTTCATGCTGATCGAGCGCCGCGCGTTTCAGTGGCAAAGTCTGTACAGGTGATGGTATGATAAGGTGACGGAATGATAAAAGAACGCAGCCTTCTCAGGATCGAGGGCTTGGGCAAACACTTCGCATCGGATCAAGGCAGGGACATCGCCGCCCTTCTGGATGTCAACCTCTCGGTGAAGGAGAACGAGTTCGTCTGCATCGTGGGACCCTCCGGGTGCGGGAAGTCCACGCTGCTGCGGATCTTGGCCGGCCTGGAGCGCCCCTCCGGTGGCAGGGCGCTGATGAAGGGGGTGGAGATCAAAGGCCCAGGGCGAGAGCGGGGCATGGTCTTTCAGGAATACTCGTTGATGCCCTGGCGCAGCGTGGAGGAGAACGTCTGGATGGGCCCGGAGCTGTTGGGACGTTCGGTTGGAGAGCGGAAAGCGGCTGCAGCACACTACATCGAGCTCGTCAAGCTGAATGGTTTCGAGCGAGCCCTTCCCCACGAGCTCTCCGGGGGGATGCGGCAGCGCGTGGCCATTGCCCGGGCTCTGGCGAACGACCCGGAGATCCTGCTGATGGACGAGCCGTTCGGCGCCCTTGACTCCCACACGCGGATTATCCTGCAAAAGGAGCTTTTGAAGATCTGGCAGGCGCACCGCAAGACGATCCTGTTCGTGACCCACAGCGTGGACGAGGCCGTCTTCCTGGCCGACCGTATCGTCGTCATGTCTGCCCGACCGGGACGGGTCGTCCTGGAGGAGTCCCTGGATTTGCCTCACCCCAGAAAAAGGGACAACCCCCTCTACGCCAGGACGCTGGAGAAGATCCTGGAGCTCTTGGAGGCGGAACAGGCGTGAGGTACTTTTCTGCATTTGTGCAGTGTTTCAGGCGGACCGAGGGATCTTGAGCATGCTTTGAGACAAGAGAGGTGCCCTTGACGATGATAAGAACGGCAACTTTTAAAAATTTTCGAGGGTTCGAGGACTTCCAACTTTCCGATCTGAGCCCTGTCACTCTGATATCGGGCAAGAACAATGTTGGCAAGAGTTCGATCCTCGAGGGCATCTTTCTGGCGCTGGATTACGGCGCGGCAGATTCTTTTTTGGCTCTCAGCAGCCTTCGCGGCTCTTCCGTGATGCCGGAACCGGACATCCTGTGGACGCCGCTGTTCCACGATCCGGAGCGCGAGATCGAGATCGAAATGACGCTCGACGATACTCCGCTGCGTCTTCGCTATTCCAGGGACGATATTTTTTTGCCCCTCAGCGCCGGCAACATTCCGCAGAATTTGATGCAGTTTATATCGTCCGCCAAACAAACGTATACTCTGAAATTTGATTTTCGCTATGGGGAACTCTCCGAGAGCGGTCATTTCATATTGAATTCGTCAGGGATAGGGAAAAATACGACCTCGGGTGGAAACACGGCATCGGAACAACTATCGACCCGGTTGCCTGTTACGCATTATATCCCAGCCGCGAGGCTCAACAACGACAGCGACGTCACTGCCCTGGGCAAGCTGGAGCTCGAGGGCAGGAAGGAGCAGGTGATTTCGGCTCTGAGGGTCATCGATGGCTCCATCTCGGACATCACAACGTTGGTCATCGGCGGGCAGCCCCAGCTCTACGCAAAAATGAGAGGGCGGCTGCTGCCCCTCAAAATGGCCGGCGACGGCGTCAATCGTCTGCTTTCCATCCTTTTGACGATCATGAGGAATCCTGGCCCGAATGCGGTTGTCCTCATCGACGAGATCGAGACGGGGTTTCATTACTCCGTGTACGGGAGACTGTGGGAGGCGGTCATGAACACCGCGCGGGAGAACCGCTGCCAGGTCATTGCGACCACGCACAGCTATGAGTGCATTCAGGGCGCCGTGGCCGCAGGGGATGCGGCACGGGACGATTTTTGCTACTTCAGGATTGACCGCGGCGAGGACGATGACGAGGATGATAAGGACATCGTCGCCCGCAGGTATTCCGGGGATCTGTTGAA
This window of the uncultured Fretibacterium sp. genome carries:
- a CDS encoding AAA family ATPase, which encodes MIRTATFKNFRGFEDFQLSDLSPVTLISGKNNVGKSSILEGIFLALDYGAADSFLALSSLRGSSVMPEPDILWTPLFHDPEREIEIEMTLDDTPLRLRYSRDDIFLPLSAGNIPQNLMQFISSAKQTYTLKFDFRYGELSESGHFILNSSGIGKNTTSGGNTASEQLSTRLPVTHYIPAARLNNDSDVTALGKLELEGRKEQVISALRVIDGSISDITTLVIGGQPQLYAKMRGRLLPLKMAGDGVNRLLSILLTIMRNPGPNAVVLIDEIETGFHYSVYGRLWEAVMNTARENRCQVIATTHSYECIQGAVAAGDAARDDFCYFRIDRGEDDDEDDKDIVARRYSGDLLNTAMEMEMEVR